A stretch of Apis cerana isolate GH-2021 linkage group LG1, AcerK_1.0, whole genome shotgun sequence DNA encodes these proteins:
- the LOC107992953 gene encoding protein misato — protein sequence MTSREILTIQLGHYSNFIGAHWWNIQETNFSYDPDNPSEINNDVLYREGENLKKQVTYTPRLLLLDLKGAFGYLKEEGSLYDTQSKEVQQSLWDDEKVEILKEETIDKPQFIKSLDEPSTTSDSASTSFNLENNTNSWVDYLLPRFHPRTVNVIKQYRHNDTMHPFNVFTYGNNLWNTEQFSDDFSERIRTYVEECDLMQGFQVILDSVDGFAGIGTSCIQYLRDEYGKSIVSFPCMDSKKSEPSTSNMIKILNTALCWQHLGEHASLFSPLCCAQTVWPKIEDPRIFNYLTYNSELKYHSSVLLATALDTLTIRYRRKEYPNVVLSDLCADLNKMGRKAVATSLTLPFPMSAKTDLIDVLDNFEGNLWTSLTPNCDISMDKNMQSIVLRGISEERLKRPISYAMKQISKPAYRCSTVHEMMMLYLSCNSHASATYLSNISSPLNIRFPYPKIFNNNITETGDIIDCPWRLLEGTDVQSVPVMAGLHSGNNLSAMYESLYNQLSRIKSIKKFHVFTDSGLEEDEFNECLNHLLDCKENYEDHYI from the exons atgacatCTCGAGAAATATTAACTATTCAATTAGGtcattattccaattttattggTGCTCATTGGTGGAATATACag gaaaCTAATTTCTCTTATGATCCTGATAACCcatcagaaataaataatgacgTATTGTATAGAGAgggtgaaaatttaaaa aaacaaGTTACTTATACTCCCAGATTACTTCTTTTAGATTTGAAAGGAGCATttggatatttaaaagaagaaggtTCTTTGTATGATACTCAATCAAAAGAAGTTCAACAATCCTTATGGGATGATGAAAAAGTGGAGATcttgaaagaagaaacaattgataaacctcaatttattaaaagtttagatGAACCATCTACAACCTCAGATTCAGCATCAACATcatttaatttggaaaataatactaattcaTGGGTAGATTATCTATTACCTAGATTTCATCCTAGAACAGTGAATGTCATTAAACAATATAGACACAATGACACAATGCAtccatttaatgtttttacttatggaaataatttatggaATACGGAACAATTTTCAGATGATTTTTCAGAAAGAATAAGAACATATGTAGAAGAATGTGATTTAATGCAAGGTTTTCAG GTAATTTTAGATTCTGTGGATGGTTTTGCTGGAATTGGGACATCATGCATACAATATTTAAGAGATGAATATGGAAAAAGTATAGTGTCATTTCCATGTATGGACAGTAAAAAATCTGAACCTTCCACATCTAACATGATTAAGATACTTAATACAGCTTTATGTTGGCAACATTTAGGAGAACATGCTTCATTATTTAGTCCACTCTGTTGTGCACAAACTGTTTGGCCAAAAATTGAAGATccacgaatatttaattatttaacatataattctGAACTAAAATATCATAGCAGTGTACTTTTAGCAACTGCTTTGGATACATTAACTATTAGGTATAGACGAAAAGAATATCCAAACGTGGTTTTATCCGATTTATGCGCAGATCTTAACAAAATGGGTAGAAAAGCAGTCGCAACAAGTTTAACTTTACCATTCCCAATGAGTGCAAAAACAGATTTAATTGATGTACTTGATaatttcgaaggaaatttGTGGACAAGTTTAACACCAAATTGTGATATAtcaatggataaaaatatgcaaagcATAGTATTACGAGGAATTTCTgaagaaagattaaaacgGCCTATTTCTTATGcaatgaaacaaatatcaaAACCAGCATATAGATGTTCTACCGTACATGAAATGATGATGCTTTATTTATCATGTAATAGTCATGCATCAGCaacatatttatcaaatatttcatcacCATTGAACATAAGATTTCCATAtccaaagatttttaataataatattactgaAACTGGAGATATTATTGATTGTCCTTGGAGATTATTAGAAGGAACAG atgtaCAATCTGTTCCTGTTATGGCTGGTTTACATAGTGGAAATAATCTTAGTGCAATGTATGAGTCTTTATATAATCAGTTAAGtagaataaaaagtataaaaaaatttcatgtatttaCAGACTCTGGTTTGGAAGAAGATGAATTTAATGAATGTCTTAATCATTTGCTCGattgtaaagaaaattacgaagatcattacatttaa